Proteins from one Cicer arietinum cultivar CDC Frontier isolate Library 1 chromosome 3, Cicar.CDCFrontier_v2.0, whole genome shotgun sequence genomic window:
- the LOC101494144 gene encoding uncharacterized protein, whose product MGPFQILKRVGSIAYQLALPPQLSNLHDVFHVSQLRIYVSDNSHVIAPKSVQLKDNLIFKPRPTRIIDRSTKTLRNKVIPLVKVIWEGLSLEEATSELEEEVLRQYPNLVNISDLLHNS is encoded by the coding sequence ATGGGTCCTTTCCAAATCCTAAAAAGAGTTGGGTCCATTGCTTACCAATTGGCTCTTCCGCCACAATTATCTAATCTTCATGACGTATTTCATGTTTCTCAATTGCGAATATATGTGTCGGATAATTCACACGTGATAGCTCCTAAGTCAGTTCAATTGaaagataatttaatctttaagCCTAGACCTACTCGAATTATTGACAGGAGTACCAAGACTCTAAGGAATAAGGTGATCCCTTTAGTAAAGGTGATATGGGAAGGGTTATCCTTAGAAGAAGCTACCTCGGAACTTGAGGAAGAAGTCTTACGTCAATATCCAAATCTTGTGAATATAAGTGATTTGTTGCATAATTCATGA